In one Haloplanus salinus genomic region, the following are encoded:
- the trkA gene encoding Trk system potassium transporter TrkA produces the protein MRVIIVGAGQVGSSIAADLADTHDIVVVDRDGDRVDDLTYSLDVLTVGGDGTSLSTLDEAGIDEADMVIASTDDDETNIVVCATARAVSDAFTVARVKNTEYLRTWERSERAFGIDFMVCTNLLAAESIVRVVGIPAARDVDSFADGRVQMAEFEIPPGSPVRDQTVAEADRFEQLTFAAILRDDELEIARGDSVLHERDRVVVIGNPKAVREFATTIAPEEPPGTAEEVVIVGGSEIGYHVARLLGDRGFKPRLIERDGDRARQLAEDLPSAVVMENDATDMDFLEREHVGDADFVVAALDSDEKNLLVSLLARRLGVDRTVAIIDTTEYVELFETVGVDVGVNPREVVAEEITRFTRDGGAENVAIIESDRAEVLEVEIDGESVLAGRPIHESVADLPAGVVIGAITRDDQFITPRGDTVLERGDHVVVFLDACVLDEVTPKL, from the coding sequence GTGCGCGTGATCATCGTCGGGGCGGGGCAGGTCGGGTCGAGCATCGCGGCCGACCTCGCCGACACCCACGACATCGTCGTCGTCGATCGGGACGGCGATCGTGTCGACGACCTGACGTACTCTCTCGACGTGCTGACCGTCGGGGGCGACGGGACGTCGCTCTCGACGCTGGACGAGGCGGGCATCGACGAGGCCGACATGGTAATCGCCAGCACCGACGACGACGAGACGAACATCGTCGTCTGTGCGACGGCCCGCGCGGTGAGCGACGCGTTCACCGTCGCCCGCGTGAAGAACACGGAGTATCTCCGGACGTGGGAGCGCTCCGAGCGGGCGTTCGGCATCGACTTCATGGTCTGTACGAACCTGCTGGCCGCGGAGTCAATCGTCCGCGTGGTCGGCATTCCGGCCGCCCGCGACGTGGACTCCTTCGCGGACGGGCGCGTCCAGATGGCGGAGTTCGAGATTCCGCCGGGCAGCCCCGTGCGGGATCAGACCGTCGCCGAGGCCGATCGGTTCGAACAGCTCACCTTCGCCGCCATCCTCCGGGACGACGAACTCGAAATCGCCCGCGGGGACTCGGTGCTTCACGAGCGCGACCGGGTGGTGGTGATCGGGAACCCCAAGGCGGTACGGGAGTTCGCGACCACTATCGCGCCCGAGGAGCCGCCGGGCACGGCGGAGGAGGTGGTGATCGTCGGCGGGAGCGAAATCGGCTACCACGTCGCCAGGCTGCTCGGTGACCGCGGGTTCAAGCCGCGGCTGATCGAACGCGACGGCGACCGCGCCCGGCAGCTCGCCGAGGACCTCCCGAGCGCCGTCGTGATGGAGAACGACGCTACCGACATGGACTTCCTGGAGCGCGAACACGTCGGCGACGCCGACTTCGTCGTCGCGGCACTGGACTCCGACGAGAAGAACCTCCTCGTCTCGCTCTTAGCGCGGCGGCTCGGCGTCGACCGGACGGTGGCGATCATCGACACCACGGAGTACGTCGAACTGTTCGAGACGGTGGGCGTCGACGTGGGCGTCAACCCGCGCGAGGTGGTGGCCGAGGAGATCACCCGTTTCACCCGCGACGGCGGCGCGGAGAACGTCGCGATCATCGAGAGCGACCGCGCCGAGGTGCTCGAGGTAGAGATCGACGGGGAGAGCGTCCTCGCGGGTCGGCCGATCCACGAGTCGGTCGCCGACCTGCCCGCCGGCGTCGTCATCGGCGCCATCACCCGCGACGACCAGTTCATCACCCCCCGAGGCGACACCGTTCTCGAACGCGGCGATCACGTCGTCGTCTTCCTCGACGCCTGCGTGCTCGACGAGGTGACGCC
- a CDS encoding SRPBCC family protein → MDRIHVSTVVCLAPGAVYDFLVDFPRYARYSKYLTGVTANGDGSPGTTYRLRFAWWKLSYTARTEVTDADPPTRLDWRVTEDIDARGDWRVEPLDPVPEGLPDDTDAACRVHLEVVFDPDSVGGGTLDLPRFVSLDWVVRKVKPILVEEAERVVERIVADVEGRRREVELVVHEAPGGV, encoded by the coding sequence GTGGACCGAATCCACGTCAGTACGGTCGTCTGCCTTGCGCCCGGGGCGGTGTACGACTTCCTCGTGGATTTCCCGCGCTACGCCCGGTACTCGAAGTACCTGACCGGCGTGACCGCGAACGGCGACGGGTCGCCGGGGACGACGTATCGCCTGCGCTTCGCGTGGTGGAAGCTCTCCTACACCGCTCGTACCGAGGTGACGGACGCCGACCCGCCGACGCGCCTCGACTGGCGGGTGACCGAGGACATCGACGCCCGTGGCGACTGGCGGGTCGAACCGCTCGACCCGGTGCCTGAGGGGCTGCCCGACGACACCGACGCCGCCTGCCGCGTCCACCTCGAAGTCGTGTTCGACCCCGACTCCGTCGGGGGTGGCACCCTCGACCTGCCGCGGTTCGTCTCGCTCGACTGGGTGGTCCGGAAGGTGAAGCCGATCCTCGTCGAGGAGGCCGAACGCGTCGTCGAGCGCATCGTCGCGGACGTCGAGGGACGACGCCGCGAGGTAGAACTCGTCGTTCACGAGGCGCCGGGCGGGGTGTAG